One genomic region from Desulfobacterales bacterium encodes:
- a CDS encoding helix-turn-helix domain-containing protein — protein MKKELLSIPEAADLLSCSTRTVRRLIEERTIEACKLRSSTRVVYASLRAYIVTIVSDYQEQYGVADYKSSQ, from the coding sequence ATGAAAAAAGAACTCCTATCCATTCCTGAAGCGGCCGACTTGCTGAGCTGCAGTACCCGGACGGTTCGCCGGTTGATAGAAGAACGAACCATCGAAGCCTGCAAGCTGCGAAGTTCCACCCGGGTGGTGTATGCCTCACTGCGCGCCTATATCGTCACCATCGTCAGCGATTATCAGGAGCAATACGGTGTGGCCGACTACAAGTCTTCGCAGTAA